The Dokdonia sp. 4H-3-7-5 genomic interval TGTTGCGCACTACAATGTTGTGCCACTCTGTATTGCTCACTCGCTCGCCAGTGGTACGGTTTACATATTCTTCATTAGTCGCCAGCGGAAAACGTCCTATACAATTACCACCTTCAAAGTAGTTCATCTTTACATCATCTCCCGTGTGACCTATTAAGATCACTTTATTGATTGTTCCTGCCATAATTTCAAATGTAGTAAATATTGCAATGCAAGTGTGTTATGCTTTCGCGAAAATATGCTCTCATACACCATTATCTACAAATATTAAAGGCGTTCTTTTTTTGAGATTAAGGGGTTGTTACAAGAAATAAATGAACAAAAAAATCCCTAGACGAACTACCATCTAGGGATAACTAAGCATACTAATTGTTTACTGCAAGCAAACAGATATTATAGTATTTCAAACTCTTTACTAAAGCTCTTTTCTTCATTTTCAATTTGGATAGTGTAGTATCCTTTGTAAGCCCCTTCAAAATTGAATGTTTTACTTACAGAAGCTTCTCCGTCAATCTCTTTTGAGTAAACGATACGGTTAAGTCCATCTCTCACTTCTAGCTTTATACGTTGTAACTCTGGATTAGAAAAACTCACATATACCCTGTCTGTTCCTTCTGTAAAAACATCTTTGTCTATTGCGTTAGACGCTTTTTTAATTTTATCACCTGGATTTGAAGTTTCAATTAAAAGCTCAGGTTGTACGTCATAATGTGTCATCTCACTAGTAGCTGCAAATGTTGTGATAGCAGTAAATAATAAAAATGCAATTGCTGAAAATTTTAGTGTCTGTTTCATAACTGTTGATTTAAGTAATTGATTAATTATTTATTATGGTACAAACATACGGTGGTTATTAAGGGATCACCACTGCTAATTGTGCAGCAATATGTTCATTTTTAACCTACAGCATGGTTAATAGGGGTGTATGTGTTAATTTAGAACACATTTAAGGTAAATTAATGTAGTTTTCATTTTGTAGTCATTTATAAATTTGTAAAAAAAAGGCCATGCTTCTGCATAAACCCACTTTTGAATCTATTACTCCAGATTTTGGTAATTCATTTACATATCAAAGATTTGATGAGCATCATGTTAATGATAACAGTTTGTGGCATTATCACCCAGAGATTGAGCTGGTTTATGTAAATGGAGGTACAGGAAGACGACAGGTGGGAAGTAACTTGTCTTATTATACATGGGGTACACTTATTCTTGTAGGTAGTAATTTGCCACATTGTGGTTTTACAGATGAACTTACGGGCAATAAAAGTGAGACTGTAATACACATGAAAACAGATTTTCTAGGAGATACTTTTTTTGACCTTCCAGAAATGGCGTCAATTAAAAGACTTTTACAAGTAGCACAACGCGGGATTGTTTTTTCTGGAGAGACTAAAAAGAGAGTAGGGGCAATGATGGAAGAGATGGAGGATCAATCAGATTTTAATCGTCTCATGACTCAAATAACTGTATTAAATGAGCTGGCAACTACAAAAGAGTTTAGAATATTAAATGCAGATGGCTTCTCTTTACTCTCTGATGTAAAAGATAATAACCGTATTAATGAGGTCTTTAATTATGTAAAAACTCATTTTAAAGAAGAAATTCCTCTAGAAGAAATGGCAAATATTACAAACTTGACCATTCCATCATTTTGTCGCTATTTTAAAAAGATTACTCATAAAACATTTACGCAGTTTGTAAATGAGTATCGACTCGTGCACGCATCTAGACTGCTAGCGGAGCAACCCATGAGTATTACCCAAGTATGTTATGAGAGCGGATTTAATAACTTCTCTCACTTTAATAAAAAGTTTAAAGCCTTTACAGGCCAGAACCCTTCAGATTATAGAAAGGAGCTTAAGACTGTTTTAGAGTAACGAACTACTGAGGCAAAAACTCTTCTAAAAATCTACCTATCAATATAGGTACAGGAAAATCTCTTATAGTTGATAAGGGTGTTCCTTTTGCACCAGTGGCTGTTACATCAACTACCCAGAAGGTAGTATGTAGATGCTGGTGAGATAATTTATGAACGATTGGTTTCTCATTAAATCTTACCACCTCTGTAATGTTCATTTCTTGAGCATGCTTTGAGTTTGTAACGCTTTCGCGAAAGCGGGATTCTTCACCATCAGTAAGCGCGGTATCAAGTTCAATTACTGGGAACTCGTAGAGTCCTTGCCAGATCCCCTTGCCGGTACGTTGTTGTAATAAGGTCTGTCCGTCTTTATCTCTAAAGACAAGATAGTTGAGGTAGCGATTACGCACTTTAGTCTTTTTAAGCTTTACAGGGAGTTCAGAAACTTTGTTCTTTTGCAAGGCTACGCACTTGTCATTATATATGCAATGAAGGCAGTATGGATTTTGAGGTTTGCATTGTATCGCGCCAAACTCCATAATAGCTTGATTAAAATCTGCTGGGCGTTTTACATCTATGAGCTCTTGGGCGAGCGCTTTAAACTCTTTAATTCCGGGCGTACTATTTATAGGAGTGTCTATACCATATACCCTTGAGAGGACTCTATATACATTACCATCTACCACCGCGGTAGGCTCGTTAAAGCTTATGCTTGCAATGGCACTTGCCGTATAATCACCTACTCCTTTTAACTTTTTAATTTCTTCATAGGTATTTGGAAAGACTCCACCGTGCTCATTTACAATAATTTGAGCAGATGCGTGGAGGTTTCTACCACGGGAATAATAGCCTAATCCTTGCCAAAGTTTAAGTACTTCCTCTTCGGTTGCATTTGCAAGATCTTGTACTGTAGGAAATGACTTTGTAAAAGCCAAATAATAGGGTAATCCTTGCGCTACTCTCGTCTGTTGAAGAATAATTTCTGAGAGCCAAATCTTATAAGGGTCCTTAGTGTTGCGCCATGGCATATCGCGTTTGTGTTCTAAGTACCAAGCAATGAGTTTGTTAGAAAATGACAATGTAAAATAGGGTTTTACACAAAGCTAGATGTTATGTATCTATTTTTTAAAAGATTATGTTTGATTCTTTGTTATTATAATCCCTATATTTGCAGTCTTGAATTTTTAACCCCTAAATATTTGACATTATGACTAAAGCTGATATCGTAGCTAAAGTTTCTGAGAAACTAGGTATCGAAAAAAATGACGTGCAAGCAACTATTGAATCTTTCATGGAAGAAGTAAAAACTTCTTTAGAAGGTGGAGATAACGTGTACTTAAGAGGATTCGGTAGCTTTATTATCAAAACCAGAGCGGAAAAAACAGGTAGAAATATTTCAAAAAATACGACTATCAAAATACCAGCACATAATATTCCAGCGTTCAAGCCTGCTAAAGTTTTTGTAGAAGGTGTAAAAACGAACGTTAGTGTAGACTAATAAGTAATTAAAAACTATCATTTTTATGCCAAGCGGTAAAAAAAGAAAAAGACACAAGGTAGCGACTCACAAACGTAAGAAAAGACGTAGAGCAAATCGCCACAAGAAGAAAAAGTAGTCTTAAGACTACTTTTTCTTTTATTACACCCTCTGGGTGTAATACTGCGTTCATTGACATTGCAATAACAGCACTTCCCGCACCTTGGGTACGTCATTATTGCACCGGTATTTATTACACAACGTATGCATATGGCATACACCACAATCTGTAATGAATTAGAATTATCAACCATCCCGATATCTATTGGGATAAAATTACTACACAGTGAATAAAGAATTGATCATTAGATCTAGTTCCTCCGTAGTTGATTTTGCCTTATTAAAAGATGGAAAACTTATTGAGCTTCATAAAGAAGAAGATAAAAATAAGTTTAACGTAGGTGATATTTATATCGCAAACGTAAGAAAGACCGTTTCTGGTCTCAATGCCGCATTTGTAAATGTGGGCTATGAGAAAGATGCATTTTTGCATTACCATGACCTCGGTCCTAAACTTCCTACGCTTCAGAAATACATAAAAAGTGTTACTACAGGTAAATTAAAAGACTATTCCTTACAAAATTTCACCTTTGAGAAAGACATAGACAAAAACGGTAAAATTGCCGAAGTTCTTAAGTCTAAACAAAGTGTACTTGTACAGATTGCAAAAGAACCTATCTCGACCAAAGGGCCTCGCATAAGTAGCGAGCTGTCTATTGCTGGACGTTATATTGTTCTCGTTCCTTTTTCTGACCGTATCTCTATCTCACAAAAGATTGAGAGTAAAGAAGAAAAAGCACGTCTTAAAAGACTTGTAACAAGTATCAGGCCTAAAGGGTTTGGCGTTATCGTACGCACAGTAGCTCAAGGTGTAAAAGTTGCAGAACTAGACAAAGACCTGCAAAATCTAGTGGACAAATGGACCACTATGAGCAAAAAAATTCCAAACGCTCACCATCCTAGCAAAGTTCTAGGAGAGATGAATCGTGCATCGTCTATCCTGCGGGATATTTTTAACGATAGCTTCACGAGCATCACTGTAGATGATGAGACGTTGTATTATCAAATTAAAGATTATCTAAGCGAGATTGCTCCACACAAGGAGAATATTGTAAAATTATATAATAACCAACTACCTATTTTTGAGAAGTTTGGTATTGAGAGACAGATTAAAACGTCTTTTGGTCAGACTGTATCAATGAGCCGTGGTGCTTATCTTGTAATTGAACATACAGAAGCCCTGCACGTTGTAGACGTAAACAGTGGTAACAGATCAAATAAAGCTAAAAGTCAAGAAGATACTGCACTTGAGGTAAATATGATCGCCGCTTCAGAAATTGCACGTCAGCTTAGCCTCCGTGATATGGGAGGAATTATCGTAATCGATTTTATCGATATGGGTAAAGCTGAACACCGCCGCCAGTTATTTAATCACCTCAAAGATGAGATGAAAGATGATCGCGCAAAACACAAAATATTACCTCCTAGTAAATTTGGACTTATCCAGATTACTAGGCAGCGAGTACGTCCAGAAATGAACATTAAGACCCGTGAAGAAAATCCTAACGGTGGCTCTAATGAGATAGAAGCTCCTATTGTAATAGTAGAGAAGCTTCAAGGACAACTCAACCGCATTTTAAAATCTGGTGCAAAAAAGGTGACGCTTCATGCACACCCATTTGTAGCAGCTTATATTACAAAAGGATTTCCATCCATAAGATCTAAATGGTTTTTAGATCACAAGAAGTGGGTAAAAGTAATGCCACGAGATGCATACACGTATCTTGAGTATAACTTTACAGACGCTTCGGGTAAGGATATCAAGATTGAAAATTAGCAAAAACCCCATTCTCTTTTGAGAATGGGGTTTTTTTATGCCCTTTTGTAAAAATGGTATCCTTGCAAACAAGTACTTTTGTCTTGTGCAACAACCTGTAAAAACATATACTGTAGAAGAAGCAAAGCGCAAGCTAGAAGCCTACTGCGCTTACCAAGATCGCTGCCATAAAGAAGTGGCTCAAAAGTTACGAGACATGCGTATGATACCAGACGCAATAGATGTGGTGATAGGTCATTTACTAGAGCACAACTTTTTAAACGAAGAACGTTTTGCAAAAGCCTTTGCGAGGGGTAAATTTCGTCATAAAAGCTGGGGAAGGACAAGAATCACCCGCGAACTCAAACAACGCGGCATAGGGGCTTATAATCTCAAAACAGCCCTACTTGAGATAGAAGACGAGGAGTATGATACGGTTTTTAATACGCTTTCGCGAAAACGTTATGAACAACTCTCCTCAGAAACCGATAAATACCGCAAGCGCAAAAAACTAGCAGACTATCTCACCTACAGAGGTTGGGAAGGTGATCTTGTGTATGAAAAGGTGAAGGAGCTGGTGCCTTAGAAACGATAGCTCAGTTTAAGAAGTGCATATCTAGGTAAAAGACGATATTCTGTGGTGGAAGAGCCTATGTCGCTTATAGAAAACTCCCTGAAAATTTCTGTATTAAACAGATTCTTAGCAGAGAGGGAAACGCTCACTTTATTCTTTTTAATGTCATAGGTGGAAGTGAGATCTGCAAAATAATAAGTGTTATCACTTGATAGATTGCCAAAAAAATAACGCTCCGTCTGCACTTGCATATTGAATTTTTTATTTATAATAAAGGAGAGGTCAAGAAAGCTTTCATTGTTTGTAAAGTTGTTTTTAAATCCTGCGCTACGTATGCCGTTTGTTCTCCAAGTAGTACCTATGTGATAATTAAATATACCAGAAAAACCACTACGCAACTCTAATCCATAACTGTAATTATCTGATGTAACCTCTCTAGTAGGGGAGTCATTAACAACATTCTGGAAATTAATAGAGGAGTAAGAGATTTTTGCTTTTAAATTTGATTTTATAACTTTCAAATAATTATCCAAAGAGAGATTTGCACTGAGAAGCTCTTGATCTTTTAGTAATATTTTTTCTGATAATGTGAAGTCTTGTGTTATAGTTCTATTAGTTGATAAAAAATCAAAAGACTTTGCGTAGGTTACAAAAGCAGTAGCAAAGAATCGATCACTCCAGTTACCCAGCTCATATGATAGCGATAAGCTAGAAGCATCTAATTGATTAAATGTCCCTGTACCTCTAGAAAAACTTCTAAAACCAGAGAGAGCGTAATCATTATAAACTCCTGTAACACCACTATTTCTTCTTGTTAATGCACCGGATAAAGTAATTTTATTTTTCTCATTAATCTTTAGGGAGGTAGCAAGTGAAGGGTTTATAAAGAATATAGTTTCTGCGTTACTATTATTTGCTAATGTTTCATTGTCTAGGCTATTTGTAATGAGGTGATTTCCTATAGTTCCTGTAATCGACCATTTATTTGAAAATTTGTAAAAATATTTTACAGATAGATACGTATCATTTACAGTATAATTCAGATTATTTTGAAAATCTACAGGAGTAATAATTCCATCATTTGTAACAATAGTAAAGTCGCTTTGTAATGATTCCCCTCTTAGGGTGTTTCCAACTTTTATCTCAAAAAGATGACCATTTTCTCTACGATCTAGCCAGTGAGCCTCAGTGCCAAAATACTCATAATTTAGGCTGCTTTTCTGACTTATATTGTTCTGCGACTCGGTTTCTTCAAAAAGGTTGAAAAAGTTATTTTGATTCACTGTAAATCCTTGCGGAGCTTCTTCTTTTATATAGCGCCCAGTAATTAATAGTGCCTTATTATTTTCAAACTTTTTTGAGTATGCTATTTTTTGATCAAATCTATTATTTGTTTCGTCAAGCAGTTGGAGCGTAGGCGTGTTATTAAAAAGTAAGTTAGATTTTTTATCTGCAGTGACATTGCTATATTTTGAAACCACTTGTATGCTAGCGGTTTTAGATAAGTCGTAATTGATGTCTAGCTTTCCAAAGAGTGTTACAAAATCACTTTTAAGGCTATATTCCTCAGTGTTTGTAAAATTTGTACCATTTGCTACAAATGTATCTGTACTGTTTCTGAAGTAAGCAAGCTCATCCCAGTTTGCAAATCCTATAGTTTTAATTTTAAGGTGCTCTGAGGGATTAAAAATAGCATTGAGAGATAGTAACTCTGCATTATTAAACTTAAATCTAGACTCTTTAAAATAAGGAACCCTATTTGATAAATGTATGAGCTTATTGCTTTGCTCGCTGTCGCCTATACTTCCAGGCTCCCCATAGCTAGAAGATCGTATAAGATGACTGATATCACCGGTAGCGTCATATCCTACATTATTAAGATTTGTAAAGAAGTAATACTTATTTTTCTTGCCAAAATTTAAGAGATTTGCTCGTGCATCATAACGATCTTGTGACGCCAGACCGTACCCTAGGTCGACATTGCCAAACCACTGCCGTTTTGCATCTTCATTAAGTGTAAGGTTAATGGCGACTTTATCGCTCTCCTCAATGCCCTTAAGGAGTTTATTATTAGAATATCGTTTAAGGATTTCTACCTTTTGTATGGGCGAGGCAGGCATGTTTTTGGTGAGTGTTTTGTAACCTTTTTCAAAAAAATCATCATTCTCAATCATCACTTTTTCTACCTCTTGATTTCCTATTTTTATAGTACCATCATCTGAGATGTTAATGCCAGGTATTTTACGAAGTAAATCTTCTGCCACAGTCTCTGTACCGTCTGTAAAGGAGGATGCGTTAAAGACGATGGTGTCTTTTTTAACTCTTATAGGTCTTTTTGAAATGATAACCGTTTCATTAAGAGAGAAAGCCTCCTCATTTAGTATAGTGTTGAGGGTAACATTAGTCGTTTCATTTCTTATAGTAATTGGTTTTACTATAGTTTCAAACCCTAAGCTAGAAAATACAACTTGATAGTCTCCTATTTGTTTTACAGGTAGTTTATACAAACCATTTTTGTTGGTATATGCATACGTGAGTATTGCTGTAGTGTCGCTTTTTTTTAAAATAACATTTACAAACTCTAATGGCGTTTTGTCTATAGCTGTAATTGAGCCTTCAATGTAATGTTGAGAGAAAGAGATGTATGGTGTTAGGCTTATTACTATACAGCATAGCAGCACTATTATTTTATTCATTAAAATATTCTAATTTACCTCCGCAATCTGTACAGTTTTTATTCCTTTTTAAAGGAGCTGTTCCAGCTGGTAGTTTTGATGAAAGTTCTGCGAAAAATTGATCTGCTAAATATTCTTTACGCTCTAAGTATTCCTTTATAGATAGTGCATTTTTAATTTGAATCTGTTTTATTGATTCATCGCAGTTTATAGTTACATTACTTTTTATTTTTGTGGCTATGACATGAAATGAGTATTCCTTGTCATATGCTTCTAGAATAAGCCCTGGTAAATTATTTAATTTCCAAGGTCCAGTAGACAAAGGAATATCTGGTGTAAACCAAGCAATGTATTCTCGACCTCTGAAATGTACTTTAGCTTTTTGACAGCTATATTTCCCTATATTTTTGAACTCGTCAATAATTTCCCAATCATGGTTGAAGGAACTGTCATTCACAAGTAATTCTTCGTCGGTATCGATTTCTTTGAAAAAGAAACCTTCCTTTTTCTTTAGATAATAAGCAGGAGAAATATTTTTTCTTCCCAGGACATATGTTTTTGAAGATGAGCCCGCAGTCGAATTCTTTCTTAAAATGGTTTTTTTCTTTTTTATATCTGTTTCTAGGTAGAGTGAATTAATCCTATTCGTGTAGAGTTTCCATTTGGAATTGACTTTATGGCTAAGTTCAATGGTTTGAGTATATTCTACAATAACACATGTACCGTTCTGACCATAAGTAAAATTTAGTATTGTAAGACACGCCAGTAAAAAAAAGAAAGTTTTCATACATAGTAAGTTATAAATTACCTTGACTATTAGAATAGTCAAGGTAATAAAGTTGTTATTCAGAAATTTCTTGCTCTTGTGGTGGTCCTTGAGGCCAGTACTTACAATCATATTCTTTCCATTCACTACAATTAGAAGTGCCGTCTGGATTATCAACGCATGTTCTAGAAATGCATCTGTCGGTATCATATTCAACCGTTATAGATATTGTGCTTTCTGTTTCGGCCGAATGGAAGCTCATAAGCCCAAAACTTAACAAAGCTATTATTGCTATTTTTTTCATCAGTTTAATTTTAAATAAATTCTCAAAATTTCTTTAAAGTCGGCTTTAAGAATTGCGACTCAAAAAACTAAATAACAGATTTATATTGCGCAATACTAGTCTGTTATTTAATTACTAGCATACTAGATGATTAATCATTTGCAATGTAGTAAATTCCTACAGATGCATTTTACGGATTTCCTTTATTTCGGCTAATTGAAGGTAAATTAACTACTCGGTTTTTTTTAACCAACTTAGTATACTGTATATCAACAATTTATAAGCATTTAGTAGATGTGTTAATTTTTATAGATTTTCGTGATATTAGTATAAATAATTGATTTTCATATCATTTTATGCGCTTGTAAACTTTAAAAAATAGATAGATTAGAATTTGAGTCCTCTATATTGTAGTCTATAGAGTTTATTATTTTTTGCAGGGATAATCACTTTCGCGAAAGCATAACAAAACAAAAACCCACATGTAAAACATATGGGTTAAAATAGAAATAAATGTGTTTGATATCCTCTTATCTACTATTGCAAAGAGGGAGATAAGTAAAAATTAAGCTACACGTGCTTTCTTTTCAAGAGCCATAAAGTGTGTGAGTTCTTGATCTTTATTAAAGAGAGGTATGATTTTTATATCACAGAGATATGGCGTGCCGTCTTTTTTATAATTGAGTAGTTGTTTGACTACAGGTTTTTCAAGACGTAGTGTGTTACTTATAACTTCCTTGGTTTCTTTTGAGGTTTCTGGTCCTTGTAAAAAACGAGGGTGTTTCCCCACAGCATGATTTCTTGGGTAGCCTGTCATTTCTGTAAAACCACTGTTCACCCATTGGATTACTTGGTCACGATCTGTCACTACAATTGTGGTAAAATCTTCTGTTGCCAGTAGCGAAGTATCAAAATCCCAATTGTACTTTGAGATGAAATCTGCTACCTGAGAATAATCAAGTTCTCTAGCAACTTTAGTAGCTCTAGCGACTAGGTATTCTGAAAAAATATCCCACGATTGTAAAGGCGCGGTAGCTTTTACATTTTGCATATTGTTATAATTTGTGATAAATATAGAAAAGTGATATTCACTAAAATTATTTAATATATTAATTAACACAAACGTTTAAGAGACATTAATTTAGTAGACATATTTAGGCTAGACTAAATATATTTTTTTACTACTCTACTTCTGTTTACTACCTTTGATTAATATATGTACACACTAGCAGAAGAAAATTATCTTAAAACAATCTTCCACCTTGAACAAGAATTTAACAAGGAGGTAAGCACAAACGCACTTGCAGAAACGATGCAAACTAAGGCGTCAAGTGCAACAGATATGGTGCAAAAACTTGCAGATAAAGGCTTGGTTTCTTACCGAAAATATAGAGGTGCCCGCTTATCAAAAGAGGGCGAAAAAGCAGCAATTTATATTGTGCGTAAACACAGGCTTTGGGAAGTTTTTCTGGTGGAAAAACTCAATTTTCAGTGGGACGAGGTACACCATATTGCAGAGCAATTAGAACATGTAAACTCTACAGAGCTTATTAATCGCTTAGACAAATTTCTTGACTATCCAGACTACGATCCTCATGGAGATCCCATTCCTGATAAAAATGGAAATATTAAAAGTGCTATAAAAAAGTTACTATCAGAATTAAACAAGGGAAATACGGGCCAACTTGTAGGAGTGCGAGAAACATCGGCAGAGTTTCTTCAATTTTTAGATAAAAGGAACATAGCTATTGGAGCAACTATAAAAGTACTAGGGCGAGAGTTTTTTGACGGCTCGATGGTTATACAAGTTAAAAAAGAACAGTTTTTTATCTCCAAAAAGATAGCAGATAATCTGTATATCCAGATTTAATAATTACCAAAATCAATCAACTTGAAACAATTAGTTACCCTTACTTCATTATTAATGTTGGCCAATACCGCAATTATTTTTGCCCAAGAAACCACAACTCCAGGCTTAATTACAGATCGCCCGGATGCAACAGAGTCTCCTACGGTCGTGCCCAAAGGCAGCCTGCAGGTAGAGACGGGAGCTTACACAACAACGTATGAAGAGAATAATATAGAGGAACGAGTGTGGGGTTACAATACTACGCTGCTGCGTTATGGGATACTAGATAATCTTGAACTTAGAGTGGGATGGGCGTACCAAGAAGTGGAGACAAAAATCAATGATCAAGAAGTAAGTAGCCTTAACGGGATGTCTCCGTTACTTTTTGGGGCAAAAGTGGCGATCGCACAAGAAAATGGATGGAAACCAGAAATAGGGTTAATAGGCCATTTATTTCTTCCATTTACCGCAAGTACAGACTTTAAGCCAGAATTTACTAGTGCAGATTTTCGCTTTGCGTTTAATCATACACTTGGTGAGCGATCAGGGATTGCATACAACCTTGGAGGACAATATGGAGGTGACTCGCCAGAGCTTGCATATGTGTACACAATCTCATACGGCTATGCAATAACTGATAAACTCGGGGCTTATGCAGAGGTTTATGGAGATCTTCCAGAAGATAATCGCGCAAACCATTTTTGGGATGCTGGTCTTACATATGCCATTGCCCCATTAGTACAACTCGATGCAACAATCGGTCAGAGTATTACAGATGGACAAGATTTATTGGTCAGTGCGGGAGTTAGTTTTAGAATAGATAAAAAATAAGAAATAATGAAACAGAGTCTATATATAGTAATTGTCATTTTCGCTTTAAGCGTGATTAGTTGCAAGGGTGAGAAGGAAAGTAATGGCAAATTAAATGTAGTTGCTACCACCTCAATGATTACAGATCTTGTAAAAAATATAGGAGGTGATCTCATTAATCTTGAAGGGTTGATGGGCGCCGGTGTAGATCCTCACTTATACAAAGCAAGTGCTGGTGATGTTACAAAACTCGCTGGAGCAGATGTGATTTTCTATAATGGGCTACACCTAGAGGGTAAGCTTGTAGAAGTTTTTGAAAAGATGAATGCCACTCAAGTGACGCAAATTCCCTTAGGAGAGTCGCTGGATAAAAATACGCTCATAGGCTCAGATTATTTTGCGTCTAACTATGATCCGCATGTGTGGTTTAATATTCAGTATTTTAAGCAATTTGCAACAGAGGTGGTAAGTACGCTTTCGCGAAAAGATCCTCAGAACGCAAAAAGCTACGAAGCAAATGCCCAAAATTATCTTGCACAATTAGACGAGTTAGAAGCTGAAATCAAAGCTACAATAGCTACACTCCCAGCCGAAAAAAGGATTCTTGTTACGGCTCATGATGCCTTTAACTATTTTGGGAAGAGTTATGGTTTTGAAGTAGTAGGATTGCAAGGACTATCTACCGCTACCGAAGCAGGAGTTAAGGATGTACAGCGTCTTTCTCAATTTATAATTGACAATAAAGTGAAAGCCATTTTTGTAGAAAGTTCTGTACCTAGAAGAACAATAGAAGCATTGCAAGCAGCGGTGCAATCTAGAGGACAAGAAGTAGTGATAGGTGGTTCATTATATAGTGATGCGTTAGGGAACGCAGGAAGCGTAGAGGGAACATACATAGGCATGTTCAAATATAACGTGACTACTATTGTAGAAACTTTAAAATAGAAGAACAGAAAAAATAGGTAAAGGATAAGGAAATACGAGTTTATAACTATACACTAACTTATAAGCATCTCTATTTCGATTGTACAGATAGTACCCTTTTTCTATATAAAGCGAAAAACATGAGAGAGAATTTAAGTAATAGATTACAATCTTCTCCCCTTGGGGAAGATCAAGAGGGGAATATAGCTATTCGTGTTGATGACCTTACGGTTGCATATAACTATAAGCCGGTTCTTTGGGATATAGATCTAGAAGTGCCAGAAGGAGTGCTCATGGCTATTGTGGGGCCCAACGGCGCAGGTAAGTCTACGCTTATAAAATCTATTCTCGGTATTATAGATCCCATTGCTGGGAGCGTTTCTATCTACGGAAAGCCATATGATAAGCAGCGCAAGCTAGTAGCATACGTTCCTCAAAAGGGAAGTGTAGATTGGGATTTTCCCACCACGGCACTTGATGTGGTAACTATGGGAACCTACGGAAAATTGGGCTGGATAAAACGTCCTGGAAGCAAAGAAAAACGAGCAGCGCTAGAGGCACTAGAGAAAGTTGGGATGCTTCCATTCAAGGCGAGACAAATAAGCCAACTTTCAGGAGGGCAGCAACAGCGTGTTTTCCTTGCGAGAGCACTAGTGCAAGATGCAGCTATCTATTTTATGGATGAGCCTTTTCAAGGAGTAGATGCAACCACGGAGATTGCTATTATTAATATTCTTAAAGAATTACGTAAAGCAGGAAAAACGGTA includes:
- a CDS encoding DUF3244 domain-containing protein: MKQTLKFSAIAFLLFTAITTFAATSEMTHYDVQPELLIETSNPGDKIKKASNAIDKDVFTEGTDRVYVSFSNPELQRIKLEVRDGLNRIVYSKEIDGEASVSKTFNFEGAYKGYYTIQIENEEKSFSKEFEIL
- a CDS encoding AraC family transcriptional regulator, producing MLLHKPTFESITPDFGNSFTYQRFDEHHVNDNSLWHYHPEIELVYVNGGTGRRQVGSNLSYYTWGTLILVGSNLPHCGFTDELTGNKSETVIHMKTDFLGDTFFDLPEMASIKRLLQVAQRGIVFSGETKKRVGAMMEEMEDQSDFNRLMTQITVLNELATTKEFRILNADGFSLLSDVKDNNRINEVFNYVKTHFKEEIPLEEMANITNLTIPSFCRYFKKITHKTFTQFVNEYRLVHASRLLAEQPMSITQVCYESGFNNFSHFNKKFKAFTGQNPSDYRKELKTVLE
- the mutY gene encoding A/G-specific adenine glycosylase, which translates into the protein MSFSNKLIAWYLEHKRDMPWRNTKDPYKIWLSEIILQQTRVAQGLPYYLAFTKSFPTVQDLANATEEEVLKLWQGLGYYSRGRNLHASAQIIVNEHGGVFPNTYEEIKKLKGVGDYTASAIASISFNEPTAVVDGNVYRVLSRVYGIDTPINSTPGIKEFKALAQELIDVKRPADFNQAIMEFGAIQCKPQNPYCLHCIYNDKCVALQKNKVSELPVKLKKTKVRNRYLNYLVFRDKDGQTLLQQRTGKGIWQGLYEFPVIELDTALTDGEESRFRESVTNSKHAQEMNITEVVRFNEKPIVHKLSHQHLHTTFWVVDVTATGAKGTPLSTIRDFPVPILIGRFLEEFLPQ
- a CDS encoding HU family DNA-binding protein, with amino-acid sequence MTKADIVAKVSEKLGIEKNDVQATIESFMEEVKTSLEGGDNVYLRGFGSFIIKTRAEKTGRNISKNTTIKIPAHNIPAFKPAKVFVEGVKTNVSVD
- a CDS encoding ribonuclease E/G, with the protein product MNKELIIRSSSSVVDFALLKDGKLIELHKEEDKNKFNVGDIYIANVRKTVSGLNAAFVNVGYEKDAFLHYHDLGPKLPTLQKYIKSVTTGKLKDYSLQNFTFEKDIDKNGKIAEVLKSKQSVLVQIAKEPISTKGPRISSELSIAGRYIVLVPFSDRISISQKIESKEEKARLKRLVTSIRPKGFGVIVRTVAQGVKVAELDKDLQNLVDKWTTMSKKIPNAHHPSKVLGEMNRASSILRDIFNDSFTSITVDDETLYYQIKDYLSEIAPHKENIVKLYNNQLPIFEKFGIERQIKTSFGQTVSMSRGAYLVIEHTEALHVVDVNSGNRSNKAKSQEDTALEVNMIAASEIARQLSLRDMGGIIVIDFIDMGKAEHRRQLFNHLKDEMKDDRAKHKILPPSKFGLIQITRQRVRPEMNIKTREENPNGGSNEIEAPIVIVEKLQGQLNRILKSGAKKVTLHAHPFVAAYITKGFPSIRSKWFLDHKKWVKVMPRDAYTYLEYNFTDASGKDIKIEN
- a CDS encoding regulatory protein RecX — its product is MPFCKNGILANKYFCLVQQPVKTYTVEEAKRKLEAYCAYQDRCHKEVAQKLRDMRMIPDAIDVVIGHLLEHNFLNEERFAKAFARGKFRHKSWGRTRITRELKQRGIGAYNLKTALLEIEDEEYDTVFNTLSRKRYEQLSSETDKYRKRKKLADYLTYRGWEGDLVYEKVKELVP